Within Kutzneria chonburiensis, the genomic segment CCTCGCCGAAGCCGCCGGTACGCAGGCCGACGGTGGGAATGCCCAGCTTGCCGGCGGCCTCGCAGTCCCAGACCGAATCGCCGATCGCGAGGGCCCGCTCGGCCGGCACCTTGTGCAGCGCCACGCCCAACAGGTCCGGCGCCGGCTTGGTCTTGTCCACGTCCTCCGACGTCGTCCAGCCGTCGACCAGATTGCGGGCGCCGAGCAGATCCAGGTAGTGGTCGACGTGCTCCGGCTGGCCGGAACTGGCCAGCACCAGACCGCAGCCCAGCCGCTTCACCTCGAGCAGCAGGTCCCGCGCGCCGCTCAGCGGGGCGATCTCCGGCAGCAGGGGCTTGACCTGCTCGGCCCACGCCGCTCGCACGTCGTCACCGTGCAGCAATTCCACGCGGTCGCCGGCGACGGCCTCCACGAGCTGGTCGCCACCCATGCCGATGGCCCGGTGGATCCGCCAGATCGGGACTGTGACGCCACAATCGCGGAACGCACGGGACCAGGCCAGGGCATGGTGGTAGTTGCTGTCGACGAGCGTGCCGTCGACGTCGGCAAGCACAACGGTGTCCACCTCAAGGGATTACCGCGGGTGACGACCGTTGAAACTCCTGATATTGGTCCGAATGGCCGGTTTCACGACCCGATCGGGCGGTCATCCGGTTGTCGACAACGAATGAAGGAGGTCGAGCCGTGATCACCCTTGGCGTCATCCTGTTGATCGTCGGCTTCATTTTCGGCATACCGACGCTGTGGACCATCGGCATCATTCTGGCCGTGATCGGCGCGATCCTGGCCATCGTCGGCGGCACCGGCCGTCGTATCGGCGGCCGCGCGCACTGGTACTGACGGTTTCGAATGACACCCAGGGTGGCATCCGGCCGCCATGGGCAAACTCGGGTACAGGGCAATCGGAATGCTGTTGAGTGTGCTCGCCGGGGCCGCCGCCGGAGCCGTGTCGAAACGGCTCTGGCGGGTGGCCACCGGCGAGCACGACGCTCCGACGGCGACGGATCGTGAGCAGGGCTGGGGCCGCGTGCTCGTGGCCGCGGCCATCCAGGGCGCGGTGTTCGGGCTGGTCAAAGCGGCCACCGACCGCGCGGGCGCGAAAGCGTACGAGCGGGTCACCGGTGAGTGGCCCGACTAGCCGTCAGATGCCCAACGTGGAGTCGAGCCAGGCGCGGGTCGCGTCCCGGTACAAGCCGGCATTGCGGTGCAGCGCAAGGGAATGGCCCGCGTTGGGCAGCACGTACACCGACAACTTCGCGGCGGCCGAGTAGAACGGGGCCTCCTGCGCGCGCAACGACGCCGACGAGGAGCAGTCCCGCAAAGCCAGCAGGCCGCAGAACAACACGTCATCGGAGCCTACGGCCTGCAACACCGGCACGTTGATGCCCAGCGTGACCGGCACGACGATGCCGAACACGGCCACGGTTCCCATACCTGGCACGGAAACCTGGTCCTTGGTCGCCTCATCGGCGGCGATCACCGCCGGGTCGGCGTCGGCCGAGTTGTAGAACAACGGGCCGCGGGCACCGGGCTTGGTGGTGAAGTACAGCGGGTCGCCGGCGTTCTTCACCGACGACAGGAAAGCCGGCACCAGACCGAGCGCCGCGCCCAAGCCCAATGCCGGGATGGACGGGATGTGCGTGACACCGGTCAGGATCACGCCGTCGACATCCTTGTACGTCGAGGCTTCCGAGGCGACGATGCCGGAACCGACGGAGTGCCCGACGATCACCACCTTGCCGAACGGGATACCGCCGACCGCGCCGCCGCGCAGCTGCCCGATGACCTCGTGCAGCGCCTCGGCCTCGGCCCACACCGTCAACGGCAGGCTCAGCGGATGGCTGCTCTGCCCGGCCCCGAGCACGTCGACCGCGAACGTGGCGTAGCCGTGCTTGGCCATATCCCGTTGG encodes:
- a CDS encoding HAD family hydrolase, which gives rise to MDTVVLADVDGTLVDSNYHHALAWSRAFRDCGVTVPIWRIHRAIGMGGDQLVEAVAGDRVELLHGDDVRAAWAEQVKPLLPEIAPLSGARDLLLEVKRLGCGLVLASSGQPEHVDHYLDLLGARNLVDGWTTSEDVDKTKPAPDLLGVALHKVPAERALAIGDSVWDCEAAGKLGIPTVGLRTGGFGEAELREAGAVRVYEDPSALRAALRDVLELV
- a CDS encoding alpha/beta hydrolase translates to MKLVRKLAVLVLACVAGLSGAVAPPAAVASAANCSPADLPVRSPDVLPLFSSPATIHGQLCLPDGAAPSAVQLLVHGGTYNSAYWDLPYQPDQYSYQRDMAKHGYATFAVDVLGAGQSSHPLSLPLTVWAEAEALHEVIGQLRGGAVGGIPFGKVVIVGHSVGSGIVASEASTYKDVDGVILTGVTHIPSIPALGLGAALGLVPAFLSSVKNAGDPLYFTTKPGARGPLFYNSADADPAVIAADEATKDQVSVPGMGTVAVFGIVVPVTLGINVPVLQAVGSDDVLFCGLLALRDCSSSASLRAQEAPFYSAAAKLSVYVLPNAGHSLALHRNAGLYRDATRAWLDSTLGI
- a CDS encoding DUF4235 domain-containing protein, translating into MGKLGYRAIGMLLSVLAGAAAGAVSKRLWRVATGEHDAPTATDREQGWGRVLVAAAIQGAVFGLVKAATDRAGAKAYERVTGEWPD